Proteins encoded in a region of the Suncus etruscus isolate mSunEtr1 chromosome 1, mSunEtr1.pri.cur, whole genome shotgun sequence genome:
- the FBXL22 gene encoding F-box and leucine-rich protein 22, whose amino-acid sequence MHLTQLNHECLLHLFSFLDKDSRKNMARTCSKLQRVFQDPMLWPHLHFSSLTELQKDNFLLSPALRSLSICWHSSLVRVCNIEDWLKSTLQRSICSRHENLVSDFLLQVADRCPHLASVTLSGCGHVTDDCLSRLLSRCPRLRALHLHNCARVTNRTLEAAAAAARGAALLTLHVDFCRNVSAAGLGRLRHACPHLRLRADHSAALIPDRPPAGPCVPGPPRGRATPCDL is encoded by the exons ATGCATCTCACTCAGCTCAATCATGAGTGCCTACTGCACCTCTTCTCCTTCCTGGACAAGGACAGCAGGAAGAATATGGCCAGGACCTGCTCTAAGCTCCAAAGAGTGTTTCAGGACCccatgctctggccccacttacaCTTCAGTTCACTCACTGAACTCCAGAAGGACAACTTCCTCCTGAGCCCTGCGCTGCGCAGCCTCTCCATCTGCTGGCATTCAAGCCTCGTGCGTGTGTGCAACATTGAAGACTGGCTCAAGAGCACCCTGCAGAGGAGCATCTGCAGTCGTCATGAGAACCTGGTCAGCGACTTCCTCCTCCAGGTGGCAGACAG GTGTCCCCACCTGGCGTCCGTCACGCTGTCCGGATGCGGCCACGTCACCGACGACTGTCTCAGCCGGCTGCTGAGCCGCTGCCCGCGCCTGCGCGCTCTGCACCTGCACAATTGCGCGCGCGTGACCAATCGCACgctggaggcggcggcggcggcggcgcgcggGGCCGCGTTGCTCACGCTGCACGTGGACTTCTGCCGCAACGTCAGCGCCGCCGGCCTCGGGCGCCTGCGCCACGCGTGTCCGCATCTGCGCCTGCGCGCGGACCACAGCGCCGCCCTCATCCCCGACCGGCCCCCCGCGGGGCCCTGCGTCCCGGGACCGCCCCGGGGGAGGGCAACTCCATGTGACCTTTGA